The following is a genomic window from Haloterrigena salifodinae.
GCGATGGAGTCGCTCGTCGAGGAGGGCGTCGTCGACGGCGTGCTCGACGTCACGACGACCGAGTGGGCCGACGAACTGGTCGGCGGCGTCTTGAGCGCCGGCCCGAACCGACTCGAGGCGGCCGGAGACGAGGGCATCCCGCAGGTCGTGTCGACGGGCGCGCTCGACATGGTCAACTTCGGCCCTCGTGATTCGGTCCCCAAGGAGTTCGAGGGGCGTCAGTTCCACGTCCACAACCCGCAGGTGACGCTCATTCGGACGACGCCCGAGGAAAACGCCGAACTCGGGGAAATCATCGCCGAGAAGCTCAACGCTGCGACCGGACCCACCGCGCTCGCCCTCCCCCTCGAGGGCGTCTCGGCGATCGATGTCGCGGGCGAGGACTTCCACGACCCCGAGGCCGACGCGACGCTGTTCGACGCGCTCCGGTCGTCGCTCGACGAGGACGTCGAACTGCTCGAGGTGGAGACCGACATCAACGACGAATCCTTCGCAGAGACGCTGGCGGAGACGCTCGACGGGTACATGCGAGCGGCCGGACGGGCCCCGTGACGCCGATCGCGGAGTGATCGATCACCGTCCGCCCGGAATCCGGACGGCTCGGTCCGCAGCGAATCGGCGGACGATCGCGCTCTCCGCGTGGTGATAGACCTCGAATCACTGGTGTCTCCGTGCGACTCGTGCCGACGCGTAGACCGAACCGAAACTCTGTTCACCAACTGGAGGAGTGTTCCGTCGGAACTGGAGCTGCTGGTGCTTTGGTCGGTGTTCCCGGAGCGGGTGGGCCGCCACAGGTAGTCGGTCACGACCGGTGTCTCGTCGTCGCGCTCCTCGTTTCGACCGTCGGTGACTCGCTCTGACCGCCGCGGGTGCCGTCAGCCGAGTAAGTACCACTAGTTATATTATGAACCAGAACTATTACTCACGGGAGTACCCAATGACGACTACGGAAGACCGAATTCGCACGACGCACATCGGGAGCCTCCCGCGACCGCCGGAACTGCTCGACCTGCTCACGGCGCGCCAGAACGGCGACGCTGTCGACGAAGACGAGTGGGACGAAACCGTCGCGGACGCCACGAAAGACGTCCTCGAGCGACAGGCCGAGGCCGGACTCGACATCGTTAACAACGGTGAACAGCCGCGGGTCTCGTTCAACTGGTACGTCGCGGACCGACTGAGCGGGATCGAGGGCGAGCGCGAGCAAGAGCTCTGGGCCGACCTCCAGGAGTTCCCCGACTACGCCGAGGAGACGTTCCAGACCGACGTCATCGACCTCTCGATGCAGCCCGTCGTCTCCGGTCCTGTCGAGTACACCGGCTACGAGGAGGCCGAAGCCGAACTCGAGGGATTCCGGAACGCGCTCGAGGCCGTCGACGCTGACTTCGAGGGGACGTTCGTCACCTCGGCGTCGCCGAGCATCGTCGCGACCACGCACGTCGACGACCATTACGACTCCTACGAGGAATTCCTCTTCGCCGTCGCGGATGCGATGGCCGAAGAGTACGAACTCGTCGCCGAGACCGGGATGACCCTCCAGATCGACGCCCCCGAACTCCTCACCATCGGCCAGACGGCGGCCTACGCGGACGAACCCCTCGAGGAGATTCGAGAGGCCACGCGCCTCCACGTCGAGGCACTCAACGAGGCGCTGGCGGGGATCCCTGAAGAGCAGGTTCGCCTCCACACCTGCTGGGGAAGCTACGAGGGCCCCCACCACCTCGACGCGGATCTCGTCGACCTCCTGCCGGAGATCTACGAGGCCGACATCACGGGGCTGAGCGTCGAACAGGCCAACCCCCGACACCAACACGAGTACCGCGCGTTCGCCGAACAGCCGCTTCCAGACGGGTGGACGCTGCTGCCCGGCGTCGTCGACGTGAAGACGAACATCATCGACCACCCGGAGACGATCGCGGACCGCCTCGAGCGCGTGGCCGACGCGGTCGATGAGTCAACGCCGATCGTCGCCGCGCCCGACTGCGGGTTCGGCACGCAGGCCGGCCTCGGGATGGTCGACCCCGAAATCGCGTGGGCGAAACTCGAGGCGCTCGTCGAGGGCGCCGAGATCGCGACCGACCGCCTCGATTGATCGGTCACCGCCGACGACCGTCGCAGCGCGGGACTCGCGTGATCGCCCGGGGACGGTCGCTCTTGTCAAACGCGGTCGCTTCCGATATCGATCGACGGTTGTGTCCTTCGACTCGAGAGCCGTGAAGCGAGGATAGCTCGGTATGGGTGACTGGTCGTAAACTGCTCTTCCAGTTCACCGTATCTGGCCGTCCGTTCCGCCGTCGTGGAATCACCGCCCCGTGTTGGTTTATTGGTGAGACGGTTCGTTTGCACCTCCCAGACACAGCAGCGGACAGATCGTGTGCTAAACTAATTAATAAACAGAACTATAACATAATTAAATTGGTGCTTTAGATTAAAGACGTGAATATGTGTCTCTCAGAGGGGAAGTAGGATCAGCGAAGTATGATAGTCTACTCGTATTATGGAACCTGGCCAAATATCGCCGGCGGGCGACAATCGACGGCCTGTTCGTTCTAAACAGGACTCCGCATCAGTCACTGTTAACTCATGCGACACCACGGGACTCCGAAGACGCTTGTTTCTGAAACTGGCCGGTACAAGCTCCTTACCGATCGCGACCGGCTCTGTTCCGACAGCGAAAGCGAACCGAGACACCAGCCGGTACGGCACCGATGTGTACAGGAATGGCACGTACGGGGGAGTCAAACTCGTACCGACGTAACGGACAGCGGACCGGAAGTAGAGACGAGACGTTCGACGAACGTAACTTCCACCGGAGCAATACTTACCGGTGCTGTCTCAATTATCGGTGAGACCACACTGTCAGGTGTTCGTTCGAATGGCGTCCGATCGGGGATTCTAGCTGGACCGACACGTCCGCCCAGTCGCTTACGGAAAGTGGTTCGTTCGAGGAGGTAGTGACCGACCTCTCCCCTACTACCGAGTACGAGTTCCGTGCGGTCGTCGAGACGAACGCCGATCGACCTGCAGGTCTGCCAGATGACGATCGAGTTGCTGGACGACGACGAGGACGACTGCTGCGACGGTGTGACGACTGGCGTCGGCACAGCTACCGTCCTGAAACACGTGGCCGAATCAGACATCCAGCTCCTCGTCTAATCCGTAGCTGACACCGAGTTCGCGCCCGAAGCCGAGTCTACAGGCCTCGAGACGGTCGCCGACGCAGAACGCAATTGTCACGCTGAAAGAGACGGGGTGGATGCCCGTCGGTGGAGATGTGCCTCTGACAGAGTGTAGCGTTTCGAATACTGCACTGCCTACACCCGTTTTGACACTCAGGATCGCTCGACATCACTCTTTCGTATTATAGTGTAACTTCCACAATAATAGCTGCGCCGCCTCCCGAACGAGGGGATCGTTTAGATCCGGGGCCAGCCCTCGTGGCGGAGACAGCTGCCGAAGCTCGACGACGTCGGAGCCGACGATCACTCCGTCGCGGAGGTCGCCGTCGACTCCGTGCGCCTGTCTATTCCGCGTATTCTTCGATCAGACCGCGGAGTCGGTCCTCTGGCAGCGCGCCGGTGTGCTGTTCGACCTGCTCACCGTCCGCGAAGAGAGCGAGCGTCGGGACGCCGCGAACGCCGTAGGCGGCCGCCAGTTGCTGGTGTTCGTCGACGTCGACCTTCGCGATCACGGCCGCGGTCTCGTCGGCCAGCCCCTCGAGGACCGGCTCGAGCATCTGGCAGGGACCGCACCAGTCGGCGTAGAAGTCCACGAGCACGACGTCGTACGCCGTGGTGACGTCCTCGAGGTGGTCCTCGCCTTCGACGTGGAGCGGTTCGTCGGTCGACTCTCCCGCAGCGCCGCCGCGTGCATCGGTTGCCATCGTCTCTCCGTACGAGCCGACGGCGTTTAAGGGTTTTGCGTATATTATGCAATACACTGTGGCGGCGCTTAGTGTCGCCATCGGGTCTCACTCGGACCGTTACCGGGCCCCGAGATCGGATGAATCGGAGAGGAAGGGAGGAAATGGGGGTCACCAAATTCCCTCCCTCCGCGGCGTTCTCATTCGTCACCCGTCGACGCGTTCGAGACCGGCCTCGAGTCGGACGGGATCGACCGGAGAAATCGAACCATCAGCGCGACGCTTCCGATCGTCAGCGCGCCGAAAATGACGATCTGAGGGACGGGAACGGCCTGTCCGTCTCGGATCATGAAAACCGCCATCGTCAGTACCGCTCCGCCGAGCGTGGCGATCTTCACGAGGAGGACGGCGGTGAACGCGTACCCGTAGGGTCGGTCGGCCCGTAGCCAGTACGCGGTGAGGACGAACGCGGGAACGATGATCCCGAGATCTAACGCGTAGATGACGGACGTGGGGAGCCCGGCCTCGGCGATACTCGGCGGGATCGTCCCGGAGCGAATCGCGGGGAGGAGTTCCGAGAGCCAGAGGAACGCTATCAGGACGGCCAGTAGCAGGTGGAAGACGACGTACATCC
Proteins encoded in this region:
- a CDS encoding cobalamin-independent methionine synthase II family protein, which produces MTTTEDRIRTTHIGSLPRPPELLDLLTARQNGDAVDEDEWDETVADATKDVLERQAEAGLDIVNNGEQPRVSFNWYVADRLSGIEGEREQELWADLQEFPDYAEETFQTDVIDLSMQPVVSGPVEYTGYEEAEAELEGFRNALEAVDADFEGTFVTSASPSIVATTHVDDHYDSYEEFLFAVADAMAEEYELVAETGMTLQIDAPELLTIGQTAAYADEPLEEIREATRLHVEALNEALAGIPEEQVRLHTCWGSYEGPHHLDADLVDLLPEIYEADITGLSVEQANPRHQHEYRAFAEQPLPDGWTLLPGVVDVKTNIIDHPETIADRLERVADAVDESTPIVAAPDCGFGTQAGLGMVDPEIAWAKLEALVEGAEIATDRLD
- the trxA gene encoding thioredoxin, which produces MATDARGGAAGESTDEPLHVEGEDHLEDVTTAYDVVLVDFYADWCGPCQMLEPVLEGLADETAAVIAKVDVDEHQQLAAAYGVRGVPTLALFADGEQVEQHTGALPEDRLRGLIEEYAE